TACCTTTTGTTGGGTTCTCCATTTGTGGAATATCGACTAATACGACATCCCCTAATTCCTTCTGAGCTAACATAAGGGCTGTTGTTGCCCCTGTAAAACCACTACCAATGACTGAAACCTTTCGACGTTGAATAGCCACTTAACCAACTCCCTTATTCTTTTTTGTCTCCTCTGAGAGGCTAAATCCTAGAGATTTTTGATGAGTTCATCAGCAAACTCAGAACATTTCACTTCCGTTGCACCATCCATTAGGCGAGCAAAATCGTATGTGACAACCTTAGAAGCGATCGTTTTTTCCATTGAACGCATGATAAGGTCAGCTGCCTCTTTCCACCCAAGATGACGAAGCATTAATTCTCCAGAGAGCAGGACAGAAGAAGGGTTCACTTTGTCTAAGCCTGCATATTTTGGTGCTGTACCGTGCGTTGCTTCAAAGATAGCATGGCCTGAATCATAGTTGATGTTGGCACCCGGTGCGATCCCGATACCACCAACTTGAGCCGCTAGTGCATCAGAAATGTAGTCACCGTTAAGGTTCATTGTTGCCACGACATCAAACTCAGCCGGGCGAGTGAGGATTTGTTGTAAGAAGATATCTGCAATCGCATCTTTGACAATGATCTTCCCTTCCTCTTCTGCTTTAGCTTGCGCTTGATCTGCTGCTTCCCGACCTTTCTCTTCCACAATCTTGTCGTATTCAGCCCAAGTGAATACTTTATCTCCGTATACGCGTTCTGCTAACTCATAACCCCAGTTCTTAAAGGCGCCCTCAGTAAACTTCATGATGTTCCCTTTGTGAACGAGCGTGACACTCTTACGGCCATTCTCTAATGCATAGTCGATAGCGCCACGAACGAGTCGCTCTGTACCTTCAGAGGATACTGGTTTAACCCCAATGCCTGAAGTCTCAGGGAAACGGATTTTATCTACTCCCATTTCATCACGTAAGAAAGCGATGACCTTCTTCACTTCTTCAGACCCAGCTTGCCATTCAATACCCGCATAGATGTCTTCTGTGTTTTCACGGAAAATCGCCATATCTACAAGCTCGGGTTGACGTACGGGTGAAGGAACACCTTCAAAATAGCGTACAGGGCGTAAACAAGTATAGAGATCCAACTCTTGACGGAGAGCAACGTTTAATGAACGAAATCCGCCACCAATCGGTGTCGTCAACGGCCCTTTAATCGCGATGAAATACTCACGAATCGCTTCGAGTGTATCTTCAGGTAACCAAGATTGGTACGTGTTATTTGCTTTTTCACCGGCAAAAACTTCATACCAGGCAATTTTTTTCTCTCCGTTGTAGGCTTTCTCAACAGCGGCATCAAGGACACGGGATGCGGCTGCCCAAATATCAGGACCCGTACCGTCTCCTTCTATGTATGGGACAATCGGGTTATTAGGGACAATTAGATTCCCTTTGGTGTCTACTTTGATTCTTTCCCCTTGAGTAGGTGGTTGAAACTGCTTGAAGTTAGGCATGATTTTCTCCCTCCATTACACTTTTAACAATTTTGACACTAATCTTATTTTAACAAAAAAAAGTCTAGACGTAAGGACTTGCACTAAATTAAGTTCGATAAGGTCATAGTCAAGGTCAATAACGCGCTCGAACCACCCTATACTCCGTAGTTAAGACAGGATGACGGCATGACTTTCTGTAGAGTATAGGATGGCTCTCTATCAATCTATGAAAATGTTGGTAAACGTTAACGCTTACTTTTTGAAAAAAAAATCTACTTTTTCGCTATCTATGAACGTTGATCAATAGAGATATACTTTTGTTGTTGCGGTCCTACATAGTCCGCACGTGGACGAATCAAACGGTTGTTCGAATATTGCTCTAAGATATGCGCAATCCATCCAGAGGTACGTGAGATAGCAAAGATCGGTGTGAATAGGTCACGTTGAATGCCAAGGCTGTGGTAGACCGATGCGGAGTAGAAATCTACATTTGGCAGTAGTCCTTTCTCTCTTTCTACCACTTCATTTACTTTCAAGGACATCTCATACCATTTTGTTTCACCCGTAAGTGTTGTCAGCTGTCTAGACATTTCTTTTAGATGTTTCGCACGCGGGTCGCCGTCCTTATATACACGGTGTCCAAAGCCCATAATTTTTTCTTTGTTGCTTAGAGCATTTAGGATATAACCTTCTGCCTTGTCTACTTCCCCAATCTTCTCCAAAGTAGACATGACTTGTTCGTTCGCTCCACCGTGTAATGGTCCTTTTAAAGCGCCAATTGCAGCTGTTACCCCAGAAAATATATCTGATAAAGTGGCAACAGTGACGCGAGAAGTAAAGGTAGATGCGTTGAATTCATGGTCAGCATGAAGAACGAGTGCTTTATTAAAAGCTTCTATCGATATCTCTGAAGGTTCTTCACCAGTAAGCATGTATAAAAAGTTGGCTGCGAATCCCAGATCTGAACGTGGCTCAACGGGTTCTTTGCCTTCTCTTAATCTAGCAAAGGTAGTCACAATCGTGCTTATCTTGGCCTGAAGTCGAACCGCCTTACGATGGTTTGCTGCTTCGTCCATGACTTCTGCTTCTTCATCATATAATCCTAAAGCAGATACAGCCGTACGAAGGGCTCCCATCGGATGGATGTTCTTAGGAAACAAGCGAATTTGATCAATTACTTCCTGTGGAATGGAAGCATTCTCTGACAAGTCTTTCTTTAATTGATCAAGCTCACTTGTGTTTGGCAATTTGCCGTACCACAGTAAAAAGATGACTTCTTCAAAGCTAGCATGGTTTGCCAGATCGTCAATATTGTAGCCACGATACGTCAGTACGCCATCAATGATTGAACTTACTGAAGATTCAGCAGCAACAACACCTTCTAATCCACGAGTACTCATTAGGCATCTCTCCTTTTCTTTAATCTATCCAACTGTCAACATATAGAAATCTACGCTCCGGTAGGATTTTCTACATAATAGTATAAATTATTTGACAGTGTTTGTGAACGTTTGTTCAGGCAATCAGTTGAATCGCTTTCATTAAAAGATAAGCAATTCCAGCTCCAATCAAAGGTCCCACGGCGACCCCTTTCAAAAAAGCGACCGCTAAAATTGTTCCCAGAACTAAAGCCATCGTGACCTGCGGGTCATCTGAGAGTAAACGTACACCATAAGCACCAAGCATCGCAACGGCAACACCGGATACAAGTGCCACAACCCCATATGTCGATTTCATTGAATCCCATAAATCATAAAGCGTGATTTGCCCCGTGGCTATCGGAACAAGGATGGCAACCGTAATGACAGTGACACCCAAATTAATCCCCTGTCCTTCAAGAAACGGAAAAGCTTTTTGTCCTAAACCTGTGATGCGCAGGAAAAACAAGAATAGCACCGCAATGATAATGGATTGATTTTTTCCTATTAATCCAATAATGAGCAGTAATAGTAAAAACAATGAAGGACTAGAGAGTGGCAATGGAGTCGCTTCCTTTCTGTTCAAACTAAGGTGAGATAAAATATAACCAATATGAAATCGTTTACTTTATTTGCCAATAGCTTGGTCAGGTGTATTTTAATACATTTTAGCATATTTTTTATCGATTGTCTTCTTTAGTGCATGCGCTTGGATGAGTGATGTCTCTCTACTGAATATCCTTCTAATCATCATGCCTATAAAACCAAAAGGGAATACTGCTCGTTATCACTTTTAAACACCTCACTCGATGCTAAAAAATAATGATAAACATTGTGCTTTACTATAAAAAAAGGTAAAATTTACATTAGTAAAGGTTTATTTTAGGGGGCATTGTATGAGCAAATCGTTTTGGCTTGCAGTACTCAGATCTATCATTGTTTTATTGACTATCGTGGCAGCACTTGGTGTAGCTTATTATGTTCTCCCTTTGATTTACCCCTTTATTATCGGTATACTTTTTGCCTTAATTTTTAATCCGTTTGTGAGTGTTTTAGAGCGGCGGGCCAAGTTTCCACGATGGCTTGCGGTCACGGTTGCAATCATATTATTATTAGCTGTCCTGTCAACGATCGTGACACTGGTCATTTTAGAAATTGTGGCCGAAGTTAATAGACTGAGCGAAACCTTACCCGGCTATGTTGAAGAATATGTCATACGTATACAAGACTTTGTGCTTAATGATCTACTTGTATTCTATGACCAATTTACTGCTTTTTATAGCTCTTTGGAACCAGATGTACAACAGTCGATTGAAGAAGAAACCCAGGAACTGGCCAATCAAGCGGCAACCATGGGTAAGGATGCGGTGCAATCTGTCTTTAACGGTGTCTTAAACTTTATCGGTTCAGTCCCTAATATGGCGACCGCTTTTATTATCTCGTTATTGGCCTCGTTTTTCATCAGTAAAGATTGGCCTAGTCATATTCGAAATTATGTCAACATCGTTCCTGAAGGTATCAGACATAGAACGGGAGCTGTATTTAAAGATCTAAAGAAAGCGTTGTTCGGGTTTGTGAAAGCCCAGTTGACACTTATATCTATCACATTCGTCATCGTTTTGATTGGCTTTTTCATCTTACGTATTGAGTATGCTCTGACCCTCGCTCTGATCATAGGTGTCGTCGATTTACTCCCTTACTTAGGAACCGGACTCGTATTTATACCTTGGATTGTTTATTTATTCATCAATGGCGATTACTCACTCGTCATTGGTTTATCCATTTTATACGGGATCGTTGTCATACAGAGACAGATGATGGAGCCTAAGATTTTAGGAACGAACGTGGGATTAGACCCACTTCTAACCCTCATTGCTCTCTTTGTCGGATTCAAGTTATTCGGCATGCTCGGCTTAATCATAGGACCTGTGAGTATGGTCATTCTTGGTGCGTTACATCGCGCCGGTGTGTTTAAGGATATATGGACGTTTATTAAAGGTAAATCTTAAAACTGTTGTTACATCGATGAAGGGGCTTTGTTAGCCTCTTCATTTTTAAGACAAGCCCTATTAAACGTCCTTTATCATAACTTCTGTGTTCACTTCTTAGTCTCAAACATAATGGAAAACAAATTTGGTTACTAGGGAGGAGAATCTAATGTTACCGACACGCAGAATGACATTATTGTTTACCTTATTATTGGTTATTGCTCTAAGTTCAAGCCCAGTGGCTCCTTACGCTGCTAACGATCAGGTGATCACAGAGACGCAAACACAAGCTTCAATGGCTGAGCAACTTAATGAAGTGCTCGACGATCCAAGGTTGAAAGGTGCACTCGCTGGTGTAAGCGTCAGGTCGGCTGAGACAGGTGAGATATTGTACGCGCACCAGGATCAAATAAGAATGACGCCAGCATCCAATCAAAAGTTACTCACTGGAGCAGCCGCTCTAAACACCCTCGGCCCAGACCACACTTTTGAAACGCTCGTCCTTACCGATGGTGAACTTCGCGGGAACGTCTTGCACGGCAATCTATATTTAAAAGGAAAAGGGGATCCTACACTATTAAAGGAAGATTTTGAACACTTTGCAGAAGCCTTGAAAGAGCAAGGGATCGAATCGGTTAAAGGAGATCTCGTTGGAGACGACACTTGGTATGATGACGTCAGACTCTCTCAAGATTTAGCTTGGGATAATGAAAGCAGTTACGCCGGCGCACAAGTGTCAGCCCTCAGCGCTTCCCCTAACGATGATTATGATGCAGGAACGGTTATAGTGGAGGTCCACGCTTCGGAGATAGAGGAACCGACGGAAGTTAAAGTCGTACCTCAAACGGAATATGTTAATATTATTAATCGTACTGAAACGGTTGAAGAAGGTGGTCCTAGGAAAATCTCGGTATATCGTGAACATGGTACGAATGATATTATCGTAGAAGGTACCATGCCGACAGATGGGTTCCGATACCGAACATGGGTGAGTGTATGGGAACCCACGGGTTACGCCCTTGATTTATTCCAGCAGTCTTTAGCACAGACGGGCATTCGCATAATGGGTAAGGAGAATGCGTTAGGTCCAACGCCTGAAGGTACACAAACGTTGGTATCACATGAATCCATGCCCTTATCAGAGTTGTTTATCCCCTTCATGAAGTTGAGTAACAATGGACATGCGGAGATATTAATTAAGGAAATGGGTAAGCAGGTACATGATGAGGGAAGCTGGCCTAAAGGCTTACAAGTGGTGTCAGATTACCTAGAGGATATTGGCCTTGACGCTGAAGGTATCCGCTTAAGAGATGGATCTGGTATGTCACATCTCAATATGGTTCCAGCTCAGGCTTTAACGGAATTACTGTATCTTATTCAAGACGAGCCTTGGTATGACGTTTTCCTCGAAGGATTACCTGTTGCGGGTGAAAGTGACCGTATGGTTGGGGGGACTTTGCGTAACAGAATGGGCGATACACCTGCTGACGGTAATGTAATCGCAAAAACAGGGTCATTAACGGCAAAAACATCATTGTCAGGCTATGTGACAACAGCAGATGGCCATGATCTCACTTTCGCCGTCTTGTTTAACAATTATATGAGCAACAGTCCTAAAGATTTGGAAGACGAAATCGCTGTTCGTTTAGCATCCATCACACTTGAGCAGTAGATGAGTGACGTTAAAAACCCCCATTACTTTTGGAATGGCTAGCTTTAGTTATGAGGCACTAAAAAAGTCCTGTATTGACAGGACTTTTTTAGTCTCTATTTTATCTCCTAATGAGTATAAAACGACCGGATTGTATCCATTTGTCAAATAATTTTTTCAGCCAGGCTTTAAATACGTTCCGAGTATACGGTATTAACAATAGAAAGCCTACAGCATCTGTGAAGAAACCAGGGGTGAGTAAGACGGCACCACCAAATAAGATACATACACCATCTAATAGTGCTTGTCCCGGTACCTGTCCTCTCGTCATTTGCATTCTCACAAGCTGAAGGGTCTGGAGTCCTTCTCTCTTAGCTAGCCATGCCCCTAAAACGCCTGTTGAAATCACAAGCCCAATCGTGTACCATGCGCCAATCCATTTTCCCACCGTGATGAGAAACCATAGCTCTACGACTGGAACAACAATCATAAGGAATGCGAGTAGCTTAAACATTCATCCAACTCCTTTATATGAGTTGTTTGATCAAGTGATGCAGTTCCTTATTCACCTTCTGTACGGGTGTGGGGCGAAAATCAAGGTTTGTAAAACAGTGGGTGGTCTGCCCCGAAACGAGCAGTTTTTCACCTTTCTTAATATCGTAGCTAAAAGTGATGCGCACACCTTTGTAGGACTCGATAGCCGTATGCACGGCAATCAAATCATCATAGCGTGCTGGTTGATGATACTTCACATTCACTTCTAGTACGGGTAGCATAAGTCCCAAGGTTTCAACCTCTTTGTAATCCATCCCTTGCTCTCGTAAGAATTCGGTACGCCCAACCTCGAACCAGTTCACGTACTTGGAATGATGAACAACACCCATCTGATCCGTTTCCTCATACCTTACTCTTAAAGTGCTTACGTGTGTTTGCTTCATGACATCACCTTGATCATGTTAAACGTCTTTTATAATACTTTAGCATGACCTGTATAGATATGTCCACGTAGAGCATCCACTGTGATTTCGTCACCATCCTTGAAAGTGGTGGTTGCATTATCAACACCTACGATGACAGGTACACCAACGTTTATTCCGACAACAGCAGCATGAGACGTTAATCCGCCCTCTTCAGTGATGACGGCTGCGCACTGTTCGAGCGATTCAATCATGTCCTTGTCCGTTCCAACGGTGACAAGAATAGACCCAGGTGTCATCTTCGCTTTCGCTTCTGCGGCATCCTTGGCGACAACCACTTTACCCGTTACAGCTTTTTTACCGATACCTTGTCCTTTAGCGGCGATATCCCCTACCACATGAATTTTCATCAAATTCGTCGTGCCAGACTCGCGAACCGGAACCCCTGCCGTAATCACGACGAGATCGCCATGCTTAACGAAACCGGTTTGAACGGCACTATCCACTGAGCTATCTAGCATTTCATCTGTAGAATGTACATGATCGGCTAAGACAGGGTGTACCCCCCAAACTAGTGCTAATTTGCGCACCACTTTTTCATGATTAGTCACAGCAATGATGCAAGATTTAGGACGGTATCTAGACACCATTCTTGCTGTATAGCCACTTTCAGTTGGTGTGAGAATGGCCGCCGCATCCAAATCTAGTGCAGCATTACAAACCGCTTGACTAATAGCCCCGGTAATCGAATTCTGCTGCTCAACATCGCGATGCATCATCCACTCTCTATACTCGATTGCTGCCTCTGTACGTTCTGCTATTTTGGCCATTGTTTTCACTGATTCTAGTGGATAATCGCCTGCTGCTGTTTCTCCAGACAGCATAACGGCATCCGTTCCATCAAATATAGCATTGGCAACATCCCCGACTTCGGCACGTGTAGGTCTAGGATTTCTCTGCATGGAGTCTAACATTTGGGTCGCTGTAATAACGGGCTTGCCTACCTCGTTACACTTTTTAATCATGGCCTTCTGCATGAGGGGAACATCTTCAGCTGGTACTTCCACACCTAGGTCACCGCGTGCGACCATAATGCCATCTGCCACTTCTAGAATTTCATCGAGATTGTCGTAGCCTTCTTGGTTTTCGATTTTGGCGATAATCTGAACATCTTCCTGTTCCTCTTCTTCTAGTATCTTGCGAATCTCTAGAATGTCACTCGCTTTACGTACAAAAGAAGCGGCTATAAAATCAATCCCCTGGGATAAACCAAAACGAATGTCATTTTCGTCTTTCTCCGTAATGCCAGGTAAGTTTACCGACACACCAGGAACGTTAACACCCTTACGGCTTTTCAGTTCCCCACCGTTTAGGATCGTTGTTATAATGTCTGTGCCCTCTATCTTTTCAACCTGTAACTCAATCAGTCCATCATCAATGAGAATTTTTGAGCCCGGGTTAATGTCGTTCACCAGACCCGTGTAGGTGACAGAGATACGGTTAGCATTACCTTTGATGTCCTCTGTTGTTACGACTAAAGTATCGCCTTCTACTAATTCAATAGGCTCTTGTTCTAAGACACCCGTTCGTATTTCAGGTCCTTTGGTATCCAATAAGATGGCAACGTTTTTGCCTGCTTCATCGATGGCTTGTCTAATGTTTTGGATCCTCTGGCCATGTTCATCGAAATCCCCATGGGAAAAATTAAGTCTTGTAACATTCAACCCTGCCTCAAAAAGTTGCTTTAATGATGCAACCGATTCACTTGCAGGACCTATCGTCCCGACAATTTTTGTCTTTCTCATTATACCTACCCCTTTTTATATGGATAATTCTCTTGCTAACTTACATAAAGAATGGTCCACGGTATGCTTTCGTTCTAACGCTTCAGAAATATTTGTTGCGACTTCTTTATTCTGTTGTAAGCCCACCATGATGCCTTTTTGTCCTTGAAGGAGTTGCTCAACGGCATACGCTCCTAAACGACTCGCTAGCACACGGTCAAAGGCTGTTGGGGTTCCCCCACGTTGGATATGCCCCAGTACGGTCACACGACATTCTAGGCCCGTTTTGTCTGTGATTTGGTGACCTACATCCATACCGCTACCGATACCCTCAGCTACAACAATAATACTATGTTTTTTCCCGCGATCATAGCCACGGTTCAAACGACTCACAACATCGTCGATCGTGAAATCTTCTTCAGGGATGAGTATCGTTTCAGCCCCATCCGCTAAACCGGACCACAGTGCGAGGTCTCCGGCATCTCGGCCCATCACTTCGATGATAAACGTACGCTCATGGCTGGTAGCTGTATCTCGAATCTTATCTATTGCTTCAATGACGGTGTTTAACGCTGTGTCAAAACCGATGGTGAAATCCGTACAAGGGATGTCGTTATCGATTGTACCTGGTACCCCTACAGCTGCAATTCCTTTCTCACTTAACTTCTCAGCCCCTTTGAAGGAACCATCACCGCCAATGACAACTAATCCCTCAATGCCATTAGCTTTCAGATTTTCAATCGCTTGATACTGTCCTTCATCCGTTTTGAACGTCTCACTTCTAGCCGTGCCTAATATGGTTCCACCTCGGTGAATAATATCTCCAACGGAGCCAACATCAAGTGTTTCTATATTGTTATTCATTAATCCATGGTATCCACTATATATACCACTGACTTGTACACCGTGGTAAAGGGCTTTACGTACAACCGCCCTAATGGCCGCGTTCATACCAGGAGAATCTCCTCCACTTGTTAAAACGCCAATTTTTTTCATTTATACTCACCTCTTAAAAACGTCATATGTATTGGTTAATACATCATTTTATACATAAATAAAGACATACAAGACATACCTTTATACTTTATCATTCTCTATTTCCTCTTACAATAGACACTTTCTCATAGAAAAATGCTTCTGGTCAACAGAAGCATTTTGTACTATTACACCTGCATGTTGTAATCGCTTACATCGCTAATTTCTCCGATTTTTTTAAACTTTTCATAGCGAGAAGTCACTAACTCTAATTGAGAAAGGTCGTTTAACTCATCTAATGCAGATTGAATATATGATTTTATGGATTGTGCTTGTTGTTCTAAGTTGTGATGGGCGCCTCCCTGAGGTTCAGGGATCACCCCTTCAATGACACCCATTTCAAGTAAGTCACCGGCGGTGATCCTCATTGCCTCAGCCGCTCTTTGGGCCTGCGAAGCGTCTTTCCAAATAATAGCTGCTGCCCCCTCAGGCGAGATGGTAGAGTACACTGCATTTTCTAACATATAAATATGATTACCAATGCTTATGGCTAACGCACCACCACTACCACCTTCGCCTATGACGATACATATAATTGGCACTTCAAACCCGGCCATTTCACGTAGGTTTCTAGCGATCGCTTCACTCTGTCCTCTCTCTTCTGCGGCAATACCCGGAAAAGCACCAGGAGTGTCTATAAAAGTCACAATGGGACGTTTAAACTTATTAGCTTGTTCCATTGCCCTTAGCGCTTTACGGTAACCTTCCGGGTGTGGCATCCCAAAGTTTCTAGCGATATTATCTTTGGTGTCTTTACCTTTTTGGTGCCCGATAACGGTCACTGGCTGGTCCCCTAATTTGCAAATCCCTGTAATGATGGCACGGTCATCTCCGTGAAGTCGATCTCCATGTACCTCTACAAAAGAGTCGAAGATCTGTTCTATATAGTCCAATGTGGTCGGACGTTGAGGGTGACGGGCAATCTGAATCCGCTGCATAGGCGTCAGATTTCCGTAGATTTCTTTTGCTAAGTTACGGGCTTTTTCCTCTAACCGATTAATCTCTTCTGTAAAGTCGATATCCTTTTCATCCGTGAATTGCTGTAGCTCCTCGATTTTATTCCTTAATTCCACTAAAGGTCGTTCAAAAGATAAATCTCCTGCCATCAATTTCACCTCCTACCTTAGCTCGCATGTATGTCTAAGATTGTAGCCAAACGTTCTCTCAATAGAGCGCGTTTAACGACCATGTCTAATTGTCCGTGATTCAATTGAAATTCCGCCGTCTGGAAGTCATCTGGTAACTTCTGGCGTATCGTTTGCTCTATGACACGCCGTCCGGCAAAACCTATTAGAGCCTGTGGTTCAGCTATATTGTAATCACCTAACGAAGCAAATGAAGCGGAAACGCCACCGTATGTTGGGTGAGTTAGAACAGAAATAAACAGGCCACCCTGACGGTCAAGCTGTGACAGCGCTGCACTTGTTTTTCCCATTTGCATTAAGCTCAATATCCCTTCCTGCATTCTCGCCCCACCAGAAGCCGAAAATAATATAAATGGCCTTTTGTTTACAATGGCACTCTCGATGGCGCGCGTAATCTTCTCTCCTACGACTGATCCCATACTCGCCATAATAAATCTAGAGTCCATGACACCAATCACAACAGGCAATCCCTCAATCTGAGCTTCGCCTGTTACGACTGCCTCATTCAATCCTGTCTTGTCCATCGTACTTTCTAATCGCTCCTGATACTCGGGAAACTCTAAGGGGTCTTTGGACGTGATAGCCTTGTCATACTCGACAAAGGTACCCTCATCCACTATCATCTGAATTCTTTCCCCAGCCGTGAGAGGGAAGTGATAACCACAATTGGCGCAAACTTTCAGGTTCTTTTCCAATTCTTTCTTATATAGGATTGTACCACACTGTTTACATTTCACCATCAACCCTTCAGGTATATCCTTTTTCGCTTGTTCCGACGGGATGGTGGCATACTTACGCTTCTGTTTTTTATTAAATAAATCTTTTAACACATGAACACCTCACATGTTGCTTCTTTTTTCATTTTAATGGAGGATCGAGCTTAAGACTTCCTTAATTTCCTCTAGCTCGGCTTCAGGTACTAATATCTCAAACTGTTTGCCATGCTGACTAGGTTTTACTTTAACAAGAAAGCCCTCTTCTGCTAGACGGTCTTGGATTCGTTCTGCGATTTTTTCACTAGGAGCTATGTAAATCGCCGTCCACATGTACTGATTCCTCCTTAGCAACGACTATAAATCTAAGTTATCATAACATAGATGATTACGCGTCTTCAATCATCGCTAGCTGTCTCGTTTTCTCAGCCACCGAGTCTGGATCCACCTGTCTTCTCGCTACACCTGTTTCCATGGCAGCCTTGGCCACAGCCGCTGCTACTGCTGGCGCGACACGTGTATCGAATGGAGCAGGGATAACATAGTCTTCCGTTAGCTCTCCCTCGCTGATCAATTCCGCAATCGCATAGACTGCTGCGATTTTCATTTCTTCATTTATATGTGTGGCATAGACATCTAATGCACCACGGAAGATACCAGGAAAGGCCAGTACGTTATTGACTTGATTGGCAAAATCAGAGCGACCTGTTCCGATCACCCTAGCCCCTGCTTTTTTTGCATCCTCAGGCATAATCTCAGGATCTGGATTAGCCATGGCAAAAATGATAGGATCCTCGTTCATACTCTGGATCATCTCTTCAGTTACTGCACCCGCAACGGATACTCCTACAAAAACGTCCGCCCCTTGCATCGCATCCGCTAATGTCCCTTCTTGGCGATTATGATTCGTCATTTTGGCCACTTGTTCCTTGATATTGTTCATCCCTTGGGGTCTGCCCTCATAAATAATGCCCTTAGAATCACATAGTAGAATGTCCTTAACGCCCATACGGATGAGTAATTTAATAATGGCAATGCCCGCTGCACCTGCACCATTAGCCACAACTTTAATCGACGATAGGTCCTTGCCTACAACTTTAAGGGCATTCACCAACCCAGCTAGCGTTACAATCGCTGTCCCGTGTTGGTCATCATGGAATATCGGAATGTTCGTTTCTTTCTTCAAACGCTCCTCAATCTCAAAGCAGTTAGGTGCAGCAATATCTTCAAGGTTCACTCCTCCAAAAGTCGGTTGGAGAAGTTTAACTGACTCCACAATTTTGTCTACGTCGGTCGTATCTAGACAAATTGGAAACGCATCCACACCAGCGAAGGACTTAAAAAGTACAGCTTTCCCTTCCATAACTGGCATAGCCGCAGCAGGTCCAATATTCCCTAGGCCCAATACTGCAGTCCCATCCGTGACGACTGCAACCATATTCCCCTTCATCGTGTACTCATACACGTTCTTAGGAGTGTCAAATATCTCTTTACACGGTTCAGCCACTCCAGGGGAGTACGCCAAACTAAGATCCTTTGCATTTTTTACAGAGAT
This is a stretch of genomic DNA from Caldalkalibacillus salinus. It encodes these proteins:
- a CDS encoding malic enzyme-like NAD(P)-binding protein, producing the protein MATTREESLHLHRKNQGKLAVKSKISVKNAKDLSLAYSPGVAEPCKEIFDTPKNVYEYTMKGNMVAVVTDGTAVLGLGNIGPAAAMPVMEGKAVLFKSFAGVDAFPICLDTTDVDKIVESVKLLQPTFGGVNLEDIAAPNCFEIEERLKKETNIPIFHDDQHGTAIVTLAGLVNALKVVGKDLSSIKVVANGAGAAGIAIIKLLIRMGVKDILLCDSKGIIYEGRPQGMNNIKEQVAKMTNHNRQEGTLADAMQGADVFVGVSVAGAVTEEMIQSMNEDPIIFAMANPDPEIMPEDAKKAGARVIGTGRSDFANQVNNVLAFPGIFRGALDVYATHINEEMKIAAVYAIAELISEGELTEDYVIPAPFDTRVAPAVAAAVAKAAMETGVARRQVDPDSVAEKTRQLAMIEDA